The following coding sequences are from one Canis lupus baileyi chromosome 19, mCanLup2.hap1, whole genome shotgun sequence window:
- the XCR1 gene encoding chemokine XC receptor 1 translates to MEPSGTPESITIYYDYQSLLCETKSFTFATFSTTILYFLVFLLSLVGNSLVLWVLVKYESLESLTNVFILNLCLSDLVFSCLLPVWAMGYHWGWVLGDFLCKLLNMIFSISLYSSIFFLTIMTIHRYISVVRPLSSLRVHTLQCRVLMTTSVWATSILSSIPDAIFHKVFPEGCHYSENKWFLTSVYQHNIFFLLSIGIILFCYVEILRTLFRSRSKRRPRTVRLIFTIVVAYFLSWAPYNLVLFLQTLLKLGVIQSCELSQQIDYALLICRNVAFSHCCFNPVLYVFVGVKFRRHLKSLLQHFWLCQQQAPSTPPHSAGAFNYEGASFY, encoded by the coding sequence ATGGAGCCCTCAGGCACCCCAGAGTCCATCACCATTTATTATGATTATCAGAGCCTTCTGTGTGAGACCAAGTCCTTCACCTTTGCCACCTTCAGCACCACCATCTTGTACTTCCTGGTGTTCCTTCTCAGCCTGGTGGGCAACAGCCTGGTGTTGTGGGTCCTGGTGAAGTATGAGAGCCTGGAATCCCTCACCAATGTCTTCATCCTCAATCTGTGCCTCTCAGACCTGGTGTTCTCCTGCTTGTTACCAGTGTGGGCCATGGGGTACCactggggctgggtgctgggggacTTCCTCTGCAAGCTCCTCAACATGATCTTCTCCATCAGCCTCTACAGCAGCATCTTCTTCCTGACCATCATGACTATCCACCGCTACATATCAGTAGTGAGACCCCTCTCATCCCTGCGCGTCCACACCCTCCAGTGCCGTGTGCTGATGACCACATCTGTGTGGGCAACCAGCATCCTGTCCTCCATCCCTGATGCCATCTTCCACAAGGTGTTTCCCGAAGGCTGTCACTACTCAGAAAACAAGTGGTTCCTCACCTCGGTCTACCAGCACAACATCTTCTTCCTGCTATCCATCGGCATTATCCTGTTCTGCTACGTGGAGATTCTCAGGACCCTATTCCGCTCAAGATCCAAACGGCGCCCCCGGACAGTCAGGCTCATCTTCACCATCGTGGTGGCCTACTTCCTCAGCTGGGCTCCCTACAACCTGGTCCTGTTTCTACAGACACTGCTGAAACTCGGGGTCATCCAGAGCTGTGAGCTCAGCCAGCAGATAGATTATGCCCTGCTCATCTGCCGCAATGTTGCCTTTTCCCACTGCTGCTTCAACCCAGTGCTCTACGTTTTTGTCGGGGTCAAGTTCCGCAGGCATCTCAAAAGTCTGCTCCAGCACTTCTGGCTCTGCCAGCAGCAGGCACCCAGCACTCCCCCTCACTCCGCAGGTGCCTTCAACTACGAGGGTGCCTCCTTCTATTGA